The window CCTGGAAGTTTCCCATCAGAGGTAAACTCAGCCCCGTGCTCTGGGAAGGACTCAGTCCCCGGGATGCTGTAGGAGCCGTCAGCTGGCtgtgcacagccctgccccGCAGCCCAGCACCGCACACCTGCTGCCGACGGCTTGGCGATTTCAAACAGCACCGTCCCCGTCTCCAGGTCTCGGATCTTGAACCTGGTGAAGTCGATGTTATAAATGTTATCCTCGGGTTTGCACAAATAATCTGGAAGAAAACACGGAGGAACGTTTCAAAAGATCTCGGAGCGACTACAAAGGACTCATTAATATTTCTGATCATCCCCGGCCCCTAAGATGCGAGAGGAAGGCACGAAAGCACACCGCGGGTGTGCAGAGCGAGAAGGGAAGGGTGGGGACAGGAAAACGGAGCGCGGCGTCCCGGGGGGGGNNNNNNNNNNNNNNNNNNNNNNNNNNNNNNNNNNNNNNNNNNNNNNNNNNNNNNNNNNNNNNNNNNNNNNNNNNNNNNNNNNNNNNNNNNNNNNNNNNNNTTCAGCTTAGAGATTGTACTGACTGCCTTCAAGTTTTCCCACAGGACTTGCTCTTAATCTTGAAAAGATCTGGAGTTTGGATGTATTTTGCAAATACAAACTAGTAATTCCAGCTGTGCAGTGGCCCATTGGGAGCAGCCTGGGATGGATCAGCTCATACAGTGCTGCAGTTACCATGGTGTGGCATGCAGAAGCTGTTTGTGAAGATGAACATTTCCTGCTGTGAGCGTGGAAATAGAGTGTGTTCTCtgagagaaggggaagaagtcATCAGAGCAGTAAGGAAAAGTGCTGACTGTTGGGACTGACTTCCTCATCTTAGTATTGACCTCGTTAAGGGAGAAATGGATGCAGAAGTCCCTGGTATTCTTTTTATACAAGTGGTGAGCAAGATTTGGATATTGTGGAGGTAAACAGCAGTGgtaaactgcattttcattcaaatcgtactgctgttttctcatctttattttttcttgtttttacaggtattcagtctttttttttttcttttctgtagtcTTTCAAATTTGGTAATTTTTATGCCTTTTATGCCTTTTATGATCCCTGATGAAACTGGAACATGTGGCTGTGCTATTTAATGAGGACTTTCAGATTAGGCAAAGCAAAAtccaatttaaaaccatttgttctttttttttttttttgcttagcaAAAACAGTCAAAAAGACAAGTAGAGGAGAAAGTGATCTGGTGTGAAAGCAGTGCTACAGTAATTCCAGCTGAGTCCTAAGAGTAAAGACATCGTAGGTGTTCCACATTACTGTAACTGTTTCTTCAGGTGGGCTGTCCAGGAACCCCTGGAGCAGCAGAGTGCAGTGCAGATGTGTTGCCATTGTATGGCCAGGCCTCCTGTCCTGGAAACTCTTCTTAATTGGTGAGTTTTCAACCTCCAGCTGAAAACCTCCAAGGTTTCCTCTGCTTTGTTCCCTTATAACCTATTTAATGTACATTCAGAGGATTGTGGGCAAAAGTGTCCTTGCTTTTCCCCTCTAAGTTGCACATGACCTGGTTTTCCCATCTTGGTGCCTTAACTTTGCTATGTTGGCTCAGTTTGTAAACTGTCGTGACAAACTTTTGGCTTCAACCTGAAATTGAGCTAAGAGAACGTGGCCCTACTCACACATAGCCAGGTTAGTGCTCTGGCTGGGGGTGGATCTTGCTGAGAGCTCTATTTAACAAGCTGCAGAACTTGATTGTGTTTTgctctttcagcttttttttttttctgtaacagcCCTGAGGAGCAGACACACATGCATTAAAGCTGAAATTACCTCAGATAGCAGCAGAGTGAAATAGGATCTCTGTATATTGCTCAGTGAAAAGCTGGCTCTTTGCTCTGGGAGCTCTGTGGAGGACTCTGTGTGTAACTGTGTTGTTTATCCCAAAATATTGCTGACAACAGTGCTGTGAGACAGGTTACCTGTACCTGCCTGAACCTGGGCAGCAACGAGGGTattggaaaagcatttttttttttaaacagacttTGTACCCTTAAAGCATGGGTTTTTTTAGATAATAGCAAAAGGGAACTCTTACAGCCTTGTAAAACATTCCTATGCTCTTGAACATTAAAGTCATGCTGTACCTAGACCAGTGATTTTTGACCAGCTCCACCCTTTCTGTAATTTGGTGATATGCAGTGTAAGTTGATTGCAGACAGTGACAGAGGTGCTTTGAGCAAATCAGCACCAAATTTGCAGTTAGCCAGGTCAGCTGCTGTACTGATGTAAGCTAGCAGGAAGCTTCTTAACAAGGCATGCAGCGTGCTATCCAGGAGTTCCCAAAGGCAAGTTGTGGTCACGTGTGTGCAGCAGGGCTCCCCATGGGCAGGCAGTTGCTTGATGCTGCACAGTTCTCAGCAGAAGGTCCACGTGGATTTTGGTATATCTAGTTTGTAGTTGATTGCAGCGTGTGCTCTGTCAGCTGAGATGTTCACAGCTAGTCTCCCAGTTCAGTCTTCCACTATGAGGACACGGGCAATTTCACTCAGCCCTGAAGACGAGTAGCAATATTTTGTGTTGCTGATTGAAGGAGGtatgaggaagaagaggagcaggCTGAAAGCAGGTGTAAGAGAACgatgaagcaagaaaaaacagcGCAGCAGGTGTGGCCTAACAGTGACTGCCTCTTCTGGTGCACTGGCGATTCAGTGAAGATGAGCACTGAACAGTAACACTGTGCTCCCATAGTCCCCACTTTCTTACAGTAACACTGTGCTCCCATAGTCCCCACTTTCTTGCAGTGAGCAGTGACTGGGCCTGCAGTGCCTGCTCTAGCTGAGTGGctgtgaggagaaaaagaactttGTAATCTCACTTCCTCCTACAGAGTCATTAAAtgaggctttaaaaaaaaccattAAAGCAGTGATACAAGTGGAAATTGAGCTAGAAGAGTGTCTCTTACACCTAGAAGACCTTAATTTACAACACATTTGCAATCACTGGAATGGGTTTTCCAGTAGACCTACTGATATCACTGCCTGGCTCTGCCAGATTatgaaagcagcaaggagaaattCAAACTCTGCCCAAAATGCCATCACCAGCAAGCGACCTGCAAAGGGATTATTTGTATTACTGGGACATCTGCACGAGTAACCACCCACCACACTGCAAAGCGTTGGTGCAACTGGTGTATGGAAGGTAGGGGGTTTGTGCTTCTGTGTCTTGGGACTGGAAGAAACTATTCTATTGTCACATTTGAATTTAGAAAAAGGGGAAGGGTGGTGctttaaaaaagtttttaaaatcaggttttattcatcttctgttctcttttatGTAATATaatcttgctgttttcttgccacataaattaaataaatgacaCCACAGGAAAATAACCATTTACAACTGGTGTACTCAGTGTCTGCACAAGGACTCTGCAGATTGTAGTCTTAATCCTGtccatcttttcttttgcctgtttaattttcagaaagttattttttttgctgaagatgACTGATGGAGGATGCGTTACTGCTAAATCTTCCTGGTAAGGTTTTTCGTATCATCTGTTCATTTCCCACTTGTTGCCCAAAAATGCATAGAGATCAAAACCTGTTACTGCCACTGTATGCATTTTCTGTCCTGTTAGATAGTTGTTGGTACAGTAAAAGCAGTCTGTggaacattcattttcttttttttttttaatctgtctcAACCACTGCAGcttctctcttctttgcttttacagctccATCCATGAGGGGCTCACACCATGAAAGctagtgtttttcttttctgaccttTGCTTTTACATCCATGTACACAGCAACCACAGCCTGAGTAAGAGCCTTTCATGCATAGGAAGTGCCTGTGTCCTCCCTTCTGGCTCCTCTCCTGCTGTGGAAGagtgcactgctgcagcaggtcTCAGTACAGCCTGCACTGAAGAGGGAGCTCACCACAGTTGCATCCCAAACCAGGATTTGAGAAGCATGGCAGTGTAACCAGCAGCCCAGAAAGAGTGCACAGGGGTCACATCTCTAACACTGGCACTGCTTATCACACTGCTCATTGACAAAGCCTTGCAAAGAAAGTACTGTGAGATGCACAAGGAGTACAGCTGATTAGGAAAAGCAGCCACGAGCTGCTTCCTCCCTCTTGCACTCATTGCCATGTGCTTACAAACTGGGATACAACCTTCCATGCATCCTACTTCAGCCAGAGAAGAATCAGCACATTTTAAGGTCAGTTACTCATTAGTGAGGAAAACTTCCATCGTGATCCTCAGCGCCTGGATGCTGTTAGGAGGCACTTAAGGGCAGCATCTTGCTCTAAGGTTCTTCAGCTGCGGTAGGCCTTCAGCAGTTGACCTGCTATCACCAGTCTTTGGATCTCACTGGTCCCCTCGTAGATCTCAGTGATACGAGCATCACGATAATGACGTTCTGCTGGCATCTCTGTCACATAACCCATACCACCCAAGATCTGGATGGCCTGAAACAAAGATATGGGGTTAGAATAGATGCAGGGCTGCAGAACTTGTTTTGCACAGACCACAGCCACCTGAAAAGGAACTAATCTCACTGCATGCATACCTGGAGGAAGCACATGGGGCTGACTGACACACTTGTGATCAGAGAAATACACACAATTAGAAGTCGTGTAACATTAATACTGACATCCCAGACAGCAAATGAACCACTTCCGTGGTATTTGTTAGTTTTTCCATATTCAACACAGCCATGTTTAAGggcagggaaaaaataaatgcagacaCCACAGGTACTGCTCTATCTTCTCATTATACATCAAGCTTATTGCTAATTGAGTTGGGTGCAGCTAAGTTCCCCCAAAAAGCACCAATCCAGTTAAAATGCTGATGCTGCCTCTGGACAGCATCAATCATGATCATTAATAACACAGCATCACATGCCTGCATAACCCTGAATCCAAAGAGGTGCCCAGACTAACAGCTTCACGTGCCTttgttaaaaaaggaaaacaacataTATGTATGTTCTACTAAAGATTAAGTTTCATCCCATTTTCATGTAGGTACTAGGCTTGTTGTGTATAAGAGATGGAATAcaaactgcttttcagaatgCTTTGCAGCTGAGAGGTGCCAGCTGTGGTAGTTACCTGATGAGCGATGTTTGTTGCAGCTTCTGATGCAGCCAGCTTGGCCATTGCCGCTTCCTTTGGGAAGGAAAACATCACTGAGGATGCAGCTATcatagaaaaaggaaagcccCAATTGCAACAGGAGTCTGACAGTCTGCAGACCAACTGTGCAGAAAAGACAGGCCAGGTCGCTGGCACCAGCTCTCAGCAGCCAGCCCCTCTTGCCTTGCATAAAAGCAGGGCACAGCTCCAGAGCTGGAGCTGATGGCAGACACCAGTGTGCAGTGTCTGCTGATACCAGACCAGCAGCACTAGGCTGGGCAGGACTGAAGGCAGCCACACAGCACATCACACATTTGCTTGCCTCAAGCCTGTGCCCAGAGCTGTCACTACTTGACAAATGCAAAGCTAGAAATACCTTTGTGAAGGGCTTCCCGTTGTCTTTCAGCATGGCAGCTCTCCAGGTCAGTAAGCGTGCACTCTCTAACGCCACAGCCATGTCTGCTAACTTAAACTGCAATGACAAACACTGCCTTTGTCTGAGGTGGCTCTGCCTACAGGAGAACATAGAGCTGTCTCCCACCTCTAAGACCAGCAGCACCAGAAAAGCAGCGCCTCCATCTCAACAGTCTGTATGAAAATGTAAACAACGACCTTGTTTATCCCAGACAGTACGAAATGCACTGTGTTCCCAAAGCCAAGTACAAGTGTCCATATGAACTTTCCACCACCAccaacagcactgcctgcaaaTGACCCAGCCTGGCTCATACCTGAATTGCCTGCAGCTTTGTGATGGGTGACCCAAATGCCATTCTCTTTTCAGCATaatccacagcacagtccaGAGCTGCCTGAGCTATTCCCAGAGCCTGAGAGGCGATGCCGATCCTTCCTCCATCCAGAGTTTGCTGACAAAGACAAATATGTGTTAAATCAAATAACACTTGATCAAAAGAGTACACACATATCtactctttctttcatttttcataatgaCTAGTGAATTGGATCTGTAACTTGCCCATTAGATTTTGACTGCTTCCCTGGCTCACTGTATACAGGAAGAATTCATGGTACAGTGAGAAAAGATTTCATCTTAATCCTGAAGGTCTCAAAAAAATGATTGGTGACTGGAGAGTTCTTCCAGCTTTAGAGCTCAGCCCTTCTCAAAATATCAGGCCAACTAATGGCGTGTTTCCTTAGTGAAGAGTGTGCCACTGCAGGGAACAAGCTGAGCAGGGGCCTCCTTCTGTTCATTAGTCACACACGTGCTGTTATCTCCGACTTCTTCCACTTCTTTTAGACATTTGTAGCAAATTTAGACATTTAGTGATGCAGAACATACTCTGTGCACCCAGGACAACTATCCTCAGCCAGAATATTTAGGGAAAATGCAACGTTcccccaccccttttttaaGGGTACAAAATGGAAGAACAGAACTTGAGTAAACTTGATGagaaaaattaaactaaattGCCCCTGCACACACTGTGCCTCAGCAGCACTCCTTAATCAGAGCACTGCCACACTGAGCCTGCAAAAACAGCACTGCCCAGGATCTATGATAAATCAATGATTTACCGAGCTCTATCACTGAGTTCTCACATGTTGGCAAATGGGTCAACCGTCTCATGTTATACCTTACAGTAGCAGCTCTCACCAAAGTTATCCTAAAtctgaaaatagttttaaaaacgGCCAGTTTGGGAACTACTGCTTTACACAAATGCACCCGTGATTCATTTCTTACCATGGCAATTTTGAAGCCCATTCCTAGCTGCCCCAGCAGGTTGTCCTTGGGTATCCGACAGTCCTCAAATATCAGGTTGGCAGTGGAAGAGGCTCGGATGCCCAGCTTGTCTTCTTTCTTCCCCAGGGACAGCCCCGCAGTTGGCATAGGAACAAGGAATGCACTAATGCCCTGCAAGAGGACTCACTCTTAGGAATGGTGTTGACTTTCCACTTACCTGGCTGTCAACAggctcccttcccttcccattttttttccacaggagaCGTGTGTCCGAGTAaccagaaggaagggaaggcaCAAGGAACAACAGAACCAGCACACATCAAACCCCCTCCTCCCCGCTGTGCAACATCTGCACAGCTCCAAACACTCTACATGGTCCTCAGAACCCTTTCAGAATGATTCTCCCTTCACTTCCAGCCCTTTTTTCTCAACTGACCCACTCAACATACCTTGTGCTTCAGGGATTTATCTGTAGTGGCAAACACCACGGTGGCTGAGGCGTCCCAGGCGTTGGTGATCCAGGCCTTGGTGCCATTCAGCACCCACTCGTCACCATCCAGACGTGCCATTGTGGATGCTGCACCCGCATCACTGCCGTTCCCTAAGCAAGGCAAAAAACATTCAGGCAATCAGTAGCAGTGATCTGCAATTAGTGCAAAACCACCACCTGCCCACACCCCTGCTGCCAGCTCACTGCAGTGGTGTCACCCCTGTCTCTCCCATAGGgggcaaacaaacagaaaaagagaaaggccAGTATGTTTAAGATGCATCCATCTCTAAGGTTTTGCTCACATAACAGGGTAAAAATTTTCAGCACAGACCATGGGGTAGCAAGTAGTGAGTACCTTGGGCACCAAGACTTCACTTGAACATTTGAATGGAATTGCTACAAACCACTTTTCTGCAAACTGTTACAGTCTAACAGACCTATAGTCCACTCTAAATCTGATTAAGGAAATTACCTTATGTTCCTTGCAACAGGAATGCTAACAGTAACATTACCTGGTTCACTAAGAGCAAAACATCCTATTTTGTCCCCGCTGGTGAAGGGAGAAATCCACTTGTGCTTCTGTTCCTCAGAACCAAACTTGAGTATTGGCCCTAAATACAGAGACTTTAAGAATTGAGAGCTGAGTTAGTACCTCCTCAAGGTACAATCAGTTAACACCCAGAATGTCAGTGCTCTCCAGCACACCGTAATTCACAACAGGAACGGATCCCATTTCTCACATACACCCCTCTCCAACAGCCACCCTGCTCTCAGACTCGGCTCCATGCCTGTCCCACACACACAGCCTTGAGACACTCACATTATTGACGCTGGCAATGACTCCTGTGGACGCACAGCCCCTGCTGATCTCCTCCACAGCAATGGAATAGGCCAGGTAGTCGAGGCCAGCTCCTTTGAACTGCTCTGGCACTTCCACAGCCAACAGCCCTAGGCTACCCATCTTCTTCACCTGCATGTGGGGAACGGAGAAGTAAGATTCTCTGCACCAGCAAATACATGCAGACACACAAAGTCAGGTCACAGCAGGGCTACATACAGAGGAACAATGTGTGCAACTCCTGCTGAAATGGGAATCTGGCTGCACAAACTGCTAAGTGTGGCTAGATGACTTCACCGAGAGCTACACACGGTCACTGCTGGCTTGGATGAGCTCTTGCTCATTTCAAGAGCTGTCTTCAGTACCAGGAAAGGAGGGAGCCTTTTGAAGATGAAATATGGTGCGACAGCCCCACCAGGATTTTCTCCACCTCTCACCAGAACTTCTATCATCACATTTCTCTTGTCAACTTGCTAATGAAAATCGTTAGAACTCTATCTTTGAGACTGCTGTGCTTCACCCCACGACTGCACCAGGGAAGAACGTTATGAATTGAAAGACCCACAGAGCAGTTTGCAAAAAGGTGATTTTTCATTCCCATGTAAGCCAGGTCTTGCTTTCCAAAAATTGTGTTCAGCACATTCCAAATTATTCCAACCCTAAATTCCTCAGGTGGACCCTGGCCTCATACCTGGAAGCTCTTCAGAGCACACACCATCTCACACTGCATGTCTTAACAATATCTAgaaatatatgaaagaaaaaacaagctttCCTCTggttttacatttaaaatgcaatgtCAAATTTAGCCCAATCTTTCAGTGAAGTTAAATGTATTACCAGGCTGTGCATGCTTTCACAGAACCTGTGaggaattttaaaagaagtatttttcctCCTGCATGGACAGCCAGAATATTTGTCCACCATATCAAATGCAGAGGATGAACAAAGGACAGCAGTTCATTCTATGTATGTTGCTTTATCTTTATTGGCCTTCTAGTGCCTGAAAGGGGCCCACATAAAAGTTGGGGAGGGATGTTTATAATGTAGGGACAGGGtgaagggaaatggtttaaaactggaagagagcagaTTTCAACTAGATagtaggaggaaattctttactgtgagggtggtgtGACTCTGGAACAGTGAGGTTGCAAAtgcccctccctggaagcaataaaggccaggctggatggggttttgagcaacctggtctgctgggaggtgtctctgcctatagcagagaggtggaactggatgatcttacagatcccttccaacccaaaccattctaggattctataaTGTTAATAAATACCGTTTACACTTCCAATTTTTCCAACACATTCAAATTCAACAGCATATGTCTTGTACATGAATGAGTGAATTCACCTGCTCAACGTGACACTAATCTGCTGTACCATTTCCACATGAGGATTCAGAGGTCTATGTGGAATCTTAACAGACCACATATAACAGACACAGCACCCATCAGATGCTATCACCTCCTACCTCCTGACCGTTCTGCTCCCACAGAGAGCTGCTTGGAGAACTGACAATTCAGTGGTGCTAAAGCTGGAGAACACGAGCAGCTGAAGAGCTCAGAACGCACACTACAGCTTTCACACTAAGACAGCTCTCTTAGGAGCAGACCTAAACCTCAGCCAGCTGCCGAGCCAGCAGAACGCAACCCACGGAACGTTTCTTGGTACGAAGGTCAGAGGAC of the Meleagris gallopavo isolate NT-WF06-2002-E0010 breed Aviagen turkey brand Nicholas breeding stock chromosome 17, Turkey_5.1, whole genome shotgun sequence genome contains:
- the ACADS gene encoding short-chain specific acyl-CoA dehydrogenase, mitochondrial, encoding MQVKKMGSLGLLAVEVPEQFKGAGLDYLAYSIAVEEISRGCASTGVIASVNNSLYLGPILKFGSEEQKHKWISPFTSGDKIGCFALSEPGNGSDAGAASTMARLDGDEWVLNGTKAWITNAWDASATVVFATTDKSLKHKGISAFLVPMPTAGLSLGKKEDKLGIRASSTANLIFEDCRIPKDNLLGQLGMGFKIAMQTLDGGRIGIASQALGIAQAALDCAVDYAEKRMAFGSPITKLQAIQFKLADMAVALESARLLTWRAAMLKDNGKPFTKEAAMAKLAASEAATNIAHQAIQILGGMGYVTEMPAERHYRDARITEIYEGTSEIQRLVIAGQLLKAYRS